From the genome of Diabrotica virgifera virgifera chromosome 8, PGI_DIABVI_V3a:
ccaccgtttagcgagggtggcgccccaaatttgacaagtttttaaaaaagatgttttttaaaaaaatatatttttccgtaacggtaacggaaattaagaagaaatcctgcggcaattattcacaaataagtgactgattttttggtataggttccacttaagggcaattgccctatttttaattacagggtggtaccttttaaaaaaccccttttcaTACcgtctgaaccgtttatgctagagtaaaaagactttcagcgattacccatgtactggttttatttacaaatttgtataatgcacccccattttttcccggaaccaccccaaaaaaaagaagaattaataaataaagtgattttcttggaatatttcacacacaatgccctttattaatatgcttcatatatcattttgtgaacgttattattacccatgcatggacaccaaaagcaatttcctagtgcaacctctgtagccaaaaaaaaaaaataaataaaatggggggttaaatttttttttgttttttgctttttgatccatatgggcatatgcttcatcaatagtgcttttcaaaaatatatatggtgattgcaacatccctgcggaaaccaccagtatccttgaaaatatattgcagaaactacccctatccctcgGCGAGGATGTTTTTAAGATTTTCTCATTACCtttgcattctttttaaacaaaacttatacaaggttaaagaccactatttactctaaaaattaggtcctattcatttttttcgtataagcaaccgttacggcacagtggcgttttttttttttcgtcatctgttcgttttattgataaagtacttatgtaaaataaaacaacacagtgtaacctacaaattatgacctatgcacattttacattctttgctcacCAAAGCCatagtggtggcccaaaatcaatttttgcatattttcgccacctacacgcattttattgcattaatgctaccttaatagcacaatattcacccctaagtggtcgctaagcagtggcggatccagggaggggtaaTGGGGGCGATAACCcgacccctctcaaaccaagtgatactatatttaaagattataaaaatattcatttatctttataagaaatacttatattatattaatataatttttataagaatgactttttatgctttagcgacagtggcggatccagcatcgttaagaggggggtgccaattggctacatttctataaaaataaatgaatatttttataatctttgaatataatatcacttggtttgagagggggaaaggtgatcacccccatcacccctccctgaatccgccactgcttagcgaccacctaagggtaaatattgtgctattaaggtaacattaatgcaataaaatgcatgtaggtggcgaaaatatgcaaaaattgattttgggacaccactgtggctttggggtgcaaagattgtaaaatgtgcataagtcataatttgtaggttacactgtgttgttttattttacataagtactttatcaataaaacgaacagatgacgaaaaaaaatcaaaaacttgagcccgccaaagcatatgaggtttacggcgccactgtgccgtaacggttgcttatacgaaaaaaatgaatgggacctaatttttagagtaaatagtggtctttaactttgtataagttttgtttaaaaagaatgcataggtaatgagaaaatcgtaaaaacatgctcgccaagggataggggtagtttctgcagtatattttcaaggataagggtggtttccgcagggaagTTGCAATacccatatatatttttgaaaagcactattgatgaagcatatgcccatatggatcaaaaagcaaaaaacaaaaaaaaacttttcagccccccattatatttatttatttttttttttttggctacaagggttgcactataaaatcgcttttggtgtccatgcatgggtaataataacgtgcacaaaatgatatataaagcatattaataaagggcattgtgtgtgaaggattccaagaaaatcactttatttattaattcttgtttttttgggtggttccggggaaaaatttgggtgcattatacaaatttgtaaatagcaccagtacatgggtaatcgctaaaAGTCTTTTTGCTCTAGCATAAACAGTTCAGATGGTATagaaaggggttttttaaaatgtaacaccctgtaattaaaaaaaaggcaattacccttaagtgaaacctataccaaaaaatcaatcaattatttgtgaataattgccgcaggatttcttcttaatttccgttacagttaggaaaaaatatatattttttaaaaacatattttttaaaaacttgtcaactttggggcgccacccccgctaaacggtagatgatagacagatgctgtcgggaaataaatcgtagaaaatacagtcctcttcatatttctatataagaaattttttgtaaaaagtacaggaagggctacgttccacaaaaaccacaaattaccccatttaaaggggtgaaaaggggggttccggggcgaaattttttcagaaaaggttagtcttataataagcaccccttgatataccagaaaaaaaataaaaacggacTTGTGTCcgttttgcaaggttcaacctttgtttcctactaCTTTAAATAGGAACAGCATATTAGCATTATGACAGTCACCATGAATAATTACTTTCTCATCTGAAGTACCATCGCATGCTTCAAGAAAACGGCTAAAAATACTCTTTTCGCCATCAAACTTTTTAAATCTAACCTACAGGTCTTCTCTTCCAGCTTCTTTTAATGTATCGACTATAGCAATTGATTTCCTATCAAAGACTGCTTTAAAATTAGTAAATGCTTCGCTAATCAAAGGATGCAAGTCTTTAGAAATCCTTTTAAATTCTTCTGGATTTTGGTCTCTCATTGCAAAGGCCGAACCGTGTAATTTGGCGTAAGAttttaaacacaatttgattTGATCAGAGTTCAGCGGTTTGTCTCTTTGCTGCAGCACATAACCTTTCTTTTTAAGATTTTCTAAAACTACAACGTTGTTTTCGCCTTCCAAAAATGCTTTGTGACACTTTGGAACTATATAATAATCATCTTGGAGCGTCTTACTTTTATGAAACTTTTGATATGCTGGAATGATGGTATCGTACAGGTACACTTCCCTTCTACAGAATTCGTGAATTGCAGAAATTTGTTTTTGAGCGGATGAATTCTGATTATTGCGTTTTAAAGCTACAAATAGAGTTGTATCATCTGCAACCCTGCCTTCATTGGACTGAAGTtcaacttttgcaaaaataaaatcTCCAACATATCCTTCTCCTTTCTGGGTCGTATTTTCTATGGTGATAATACAATTTTCAGTACCTACGGATTGTTGAATCCAGGATTTTACTTCTTCTGTAAGAAAATATGACATTTTGCACTATCCAGAAACACTATCTATCAGGAATTGAGGTTTCAGCTAACTATAACTTGCAcagttttataaaatattgtccaaaaattaaacttttatagTTTTGATAGTCTCGCTTTTATCTTTTGATAAATAGACAAGTTTAATCTATTTTAAATTAACATCTCAAAAATTGCGTAATATTTTCTTAATTTGTAgaaaacttttaaatatttttagataCAAATCAACTATCAACAGCTGCTTCTTGTGCACCTTTGAACGTATAAGCAAATAACTAGATAAGTAGGAACAAAAAGATAAATATAGTAAATTACTAACTTCCTCTGTATAATTAAATACAAGAATGTTGCGTAAGAACAAAATGTGACGATGCTATTATTTTTCAAGGATAATGCAAAGTAAATAGTAGGGTAGATAAAGTTCCATTTGTTAAACTATTTACAAACAATAGTAAATAGACTaaggcatttagcacaaaataaatcgatttttaaatacagcacctgaagacttgcaactttttgcatagTTTTCAAGATGATATCAGAAAAAAAGTCTACTATGTATGTACTTattttccgtgtccggaacaccaacaactttaaattctgtttttccaatggttggccacatagatggccctgtcatttgctataattaaatCTTCTTCTGTGCAAGTCTCTCttatctctgtgcatgatagtagatgccggctggtctgaaccgcgccacagtcgcaggtatcgtcttcccattttttcaggttactagcacaacgtgaaacgccggttcttagtctgtttagcgctttccaagtcggatacggtaaattgtgtccagcagccatttcctctgagggaggaaaatgtgtcaccgtagctgacgcttgccgtaggtgtattcggcgcgtctctggcgcttcggggattgatattgatgttttcaggaagcttttccgagatcttattcggcttggctgagtttggtggtcatataaggggtgtctgcggtccgtctcctgctttttccatTATACCTCTGATATGACCTTCCTCCTGacaggtggtggagcaattccagctatggggtatacctcttcgataggtgtaggtttcaggcaacccgatattatacggactgtttaatttagagccacgtcgacgttctttgcgcgagcagagtttgcccatactggtgctccaaactccgcggccgaaaaacataatgccaaggcaaaagtgcggagagtgtgtggttgcgctccccattttgtattagttagcttgcggatgatattatttctggcacttagtTTCTTCTTGACATATTggcagtggtatcggtaagacagagttctatccagacggacgccaaggtattttggcgtcttgttgtgttccagcatctgacaatgccattccacctccagcggccttcgggcatgcttgtttctcaggtggaaagcacatacctgggtttttgtgggattgggtttcagatggttgtTATCATAGCATacagctaagtctcccagggcatctgtcagtttcacttggacttcattgaaggttcttccctgaggtGCCACAGCTGTATTTAttatcagcgtaaataaattgccttgtttgtttgTGTATGGGTtagtcgttggtgtatatgttgtatagaatcggcgcgaggacacttccttgtggtagccacttttttggtccctccaccgactgttcttggactggagcgttacatagaagcttctattctggagtagacatttcactaaccttgttagtcggaaatcctttgtagtttcgtagagttttgcgagtagccgttgatggttaactgtatcataggcggcagttaggtctataaacgctactcctgttatttccttccgttcaaaaccatcttcaatatgttgggtgagattaagaatttgactgcagcagcactttccgggcctgaatcctgcttgttctggaataattttagtctccacatatgttgcgatccggttcagtataattatttcaaaggccttgaaaaggtggcacaagagagacacaggtctaaaactctttgtatccgccggatccttccctggttttaagagggctatcACTCTAGCTTTCAAATCCACGAGGAAacatttcctgtagttggctgtataccattacaaaaacataaaatcctttataaaaggtatatttgttaaaatccctatacagggctatatcaaagacataactagttttcgatcggttgaccgatcatcatcagtgtaatcttagaatctacatgctaaccaccaaagtaaatatatttgggtataaaccctttataattgacccgtcataggaacatatgaagaagatgtgatttataacatggatgtataaaatatccaatgttatacgcccgaggtaccaatgagctcaatctgacaagttcacatcatggctgtatggaAGCAAGCTGACttgctttcagcccatttttctagttcttcgccattggaatctgtttcgttgtaaccccacgcgacactgtggcagttgaagtcacccagtacgaatttgatttgctgtgattgaaagttacTCGGTTTTTCAAAAGCAAAatcagcgtttggtggtttgtagattgacgttactgtacaggagtttatcgccactgtgaggatctcgatgtcattttgatctgttagagatgtggacgctacgtcgatatctggtctgacgaagactgcgctaacatattggtcgtgtggtctctccagtataagcttcataccccgaatccttggtctgcggcttgcagtatctctatgggtttcttgaaccagcagaacatcgacaccatgttctctgcacatattagacaataggtttcctttatctgctgatagtccttcaatattaattgaggtcgttatcaaaaatggccttgataaagaccgttttgattctgattgcatctgtgttgttggtgTACCGGTGTTGAAAGAATTAGCCGACATTACTCGTTTCCAGGCGGACGCCCGATTGTATtcacaagtgatcacaatctacgtggaggctcctttCATGTCCATCCATTCATCCATCcgtccaatggcactacagcccaaatcgagccttgacctccttcaataagcttctccaatcatttcgatttaccgctgttcttttccatgaacgcgttcccaggaagttcctggcatcctcatcgacctcgtcttcccatctctttttaggtcttccaacaggtcttcttccctgcattcttgcattcagcaattttctggggattctattctcatgcatgcggaccacatgccctgcccaccgtaatctctgcagtttagtgtgttgtgctagagttggttagctatattgctcgtatatttctctattatacctaattcgccagttgttattttccattattgggcccagtattcttcgtaatacttttctttcaaacacatctaatgcattggcagatttctgtgtcaccacccatgtttcttagccataacttactatgggcctgattattgttttatatacccggagttttgttttccggggACGTCTCGCGATTtaaatatgtggcccatcgcgaaataggctttatttgccagcacaagccttctatttatttccggttcttcttcactgcttgcaaccagatccattcctaggtacgtgaatctattcacctgttctatatcgtcaataaagtgttgttgcgccggtctatttgatctggtttgtatgagtagttttgttttatttgtgtttattgctagccctactgcttctgcactctgtttcaactcaacgtagatttcttccgctgcattcattgttctgctcattatgtttatatcatccgcgtatgctgctaattgggtagatttgtttgtaagtatgttatttccgcttaccatcaaccgtctaattacatattcaagaacaagattaaaaagcgttagagccagtccgtcgccttgtttcagtccttgcgttatcttaaacgcatcagtgatctgtccttgaatacatacttgtgcttctgtttctgtcattgtcatttgcactagtcgtattaattttgatggtatgccaaattcttccaatatattaggtagaattgttctatctattgaatcataggcttgtttaaaatctacaaagagattgtaaacgtccatgtcatattcccatgctttggctagtatttgtttaactgtaaatagttggtcaatggtagatctattttgcctaaaccctgcttgatattccccgatgattttttccgtgagaggttgaagtcttcgattaaggatgtttgtgaatattttgtatcccgaacaaagtaaagagatgcctctataattctgacacaatagtttgtctccttttttatgaatagggcagattatacttttcttccattgttggggatttcttcttctatccatatctctcgtattagctgatacatctgttgggtcaaa
Proteins encoded in this window:
- the LOC126889564 gene encoding uncharacterized protein LOC126889564, yielding MSYFLTEEVKSWIQQSVGTENCIITIENTTQKGEGYVGDFIFAKVELQSNEGRVADDTTLFVALKRNNQNSSAQKQISAIHEFCRREVYLYDTIIPAYQKFHKSKTLQDDYYIVPKCHKAFLEGENNVVVLENLKKKGYVLQQRDKPLNSDQIKLCLKSYAKLHGSAFAMRDQNPEEFKRISKDLHPLISEAFTNFKAVFDRKSIAIVDTLKEAGREDL